From Deltaproteobacteria bacterium, the proteins below share one genomic window:
- a CDS encoding OmpA family protein — protein MTARHALAALALAPLLGCVGMDTHSAVVEERDLLKTRAAQLEQSNENLDNERVALIEQLEVLRQNKESLDASVAELAARKEELEIDLAKTSKALAERTHEVDELRSTYDGLVQDLQSEVAAGRVQIEQMRDGLHVKLAQEILFASGSADLSREGQGVLKKVAGRLVDIEHQIEVAGHTDNVQISGPLAQRYPTNWELAGARAAIVVRLLVKQGVPAERLVAASFGETKPIESNKTAEGRAHNRRIDIRLIPLEKKAPAPAEPEDAPAA, from the coding sequence ATGACTGCCCGCCACGCTCTCGCCGCACTCGCCCTCGCGCCGCTGCTCGGCTGCGTCGGCATGGACACGCACAGCGCCGTCGTCGAGGAGCGCGATCTCTTGAAGACGCGCGCGGCGCAGCTCGAGCAGAGCAACGAGAACCTCGACAACGAGCGCGTCGCGCTGATCGAGCAGCTGGAGGTGCTGCGCCAGAACAAGGAGTCCCTCGACGCGAGCGTGGCCGAGCTGGCGGCGCGCAAGGAAGAGCTCGAGATCGACCTCGCGAAGACGTCGAAGGCGCTCGCGGAGCGCACGCACGAGGTGGACGAGCTGCGCTCGACCTACGACGGGCTCGTGCAGGATCTGCAGAGCGAGGTGGCTGCGGGCCGCGTGCAGATCGAGCAGATGCGCGACGGTCTGCACGTGAAGCTCGCCCAGGAGATTCTGTTCGCGTCGGGCTCCGCGGATCTCTCGCGCGAGGGGCAAGGCGTGCTCAAGAAAGTCGCGGGCCGGCTCGTCGACATCGAGCACCAGATCGAGGTCGCGGGCCACACCGACAACGTGCAGATCAGCGGGCCGCTCGCGCAGCGTTACCCGACGAACTGGGAGCTGGCTGGCGCGCGCGCCGCAATCGTGGTGCGCCTGCTCGTGAAGCAGGGCGTACCCGCGGAGCGGCTCGTGGCTGCGTCGTTCGGCGAGACGAAGCCGATCGAGTCGAACAAGACCGCGGAAGGCCGCGCGCACAATCGCCGCATCGACATTCGCTTGATCCCGCTCGAGAAAAAGGCTCCCGCGCCGGCGGAGCCGGAAGACGCACCCGCCGCGTGA
- a CDS encoding DUF4147 domain-containing protein, producing MSGDAARALLRELFDAALAAVAPGTAVARVIEHGPHSLRVAGRELAPEHCCVLAAGKASLAMARAWHAQAGPPRVGLAVPREASELPAPWRVIAGAHPLPNEASALAGRAALELAASTRADETLVVLLSGGASALLSAPLPGLALADLIATTQLLLRSGAEIGELNCVRKHLTAASGGRIAAATRAREVIVLAISDVIGDDLATIGSGPCAPDPTTFADATSVLRERGVWDAAPPSVRLHLERGARGEVPESPKPGDATFARVHHHILASNRDALAAAEVRARARGTEVRRESEPLRGEARAVGAAIARRALALRGAQPQLLLAGGETTVTVRGAGRGGRCQELALGAALALDGARGVTLLAAGTDGSDGPTDAAGAFADGGTVARGRAAGVEARGALARNDAYDFFAREGGLFRTGATGTNALDIVLALVEPDSGA from the coding sequence GTGAGCGGCGACGCGGCCCGCGCGCTGCTCCGCGAGCTGTTCGACGCCGCGCTCGCGGCGGTCGCGCCGGGAACCGCGGTCGCACGCGTGATCGAGCACGGTCCGCACTCGCTGCGCGTCGCGGGTCGCGAGCTCGCGCCCGAGCACTGCTGCGTGCTCGCGGCCGGCAAGGCCTCGCTCGCGATGGCGCGCGCCTGGCACGCGCAGGCCGGGCCGCCGCGCGTGGGTCTCGCAGTCCCGCGCGAGGCGAGCGAGCTGCCGGCCCCGTGGCGCGTGATCGCGGGGGCGCATCCGCTCCCGAACGAGGCGAGCGCGCTCGCCGGCCGCGCCGCACTCGAGCTCGCCGCCAGCACGCGCGCGGACGAGACCCTCGTGGTGCTGCTCTCGGGCGGGGCGTCCGCGCTGCTCAGTGCGCCGCTCCCCGGTCTCGCGCTGGCGGACTTGATCGCGACGACGCAGCTGCTGCTGCGCAGCGGCGCCGAGATCGGCGAGCTGAACTGCGTGCGCAAGCACCTCACCGCCGCGAGCGGCGGACGCATCGCCGCGGCGACGCGCGCGCGCGAGGTGATCGTGCTCGCGATCTCCGACGTGATCGGCGACGACCTCGCCACGATCGGCTCCGGACCGTGCGCGCCGGATCCCACGACGTTCGCGGACGCGACCTCGGTGCTGCGTGAGCGGGGGGTCTGGGATGCGGCGCCGCCGAGCGTTCGGCTGCATCTCGAGCGTGGCGCGCGCGGCGAAGTGCCCGAGTCGCCGAAGCCAGGCGACGCGACGTTCGCGCGCGTACACCACCACATCCTGGCGTCGAATCGTGACGCGCTCGCGGCAGCCGAGGTCCGCGCCCGCGCGCGTGGAACCGAGGTGCGCCGCGAGAGCGAGCCGCTTCGCGGCGAGGCGCGCGCTGTCGGTGCGGCGATTGCCCGCCGTGCGCTCGCCCTGCGCGGCGCGCAGCCGCAGTTGTTACTGGCGGGCGGCGAGACGACCGTCACCGTGCGCGGCGCAGGCCGCGGCGGCCGCTGCCAAGAGCTCGCGCTCGGCGCAGCGCTCGCGCTCGACGGCGCCCGCGGCGTGACGCTGCTCGCGGCGGGCACCGATGGCAGCGATGGCCCGACCGATGCGGCGGGTGCGTTCGCGGACGGCGGAACCGTCGCGCGCGGTCGCGCCGCCGGTGTCGAAGCGCGAGGCGCGCTCGCGCGCAACGACGCGTACGACTTCTTCGCGCGGGAAGGCGGTCTCTTTCGCACGGGCGCGACCGGCACGAACGCGCTCGACATCGTCCTCGCGCTCGTGGAACCCGACTCGGGAGCTTAA
- a CDS encoding AarF/ABC1/UbiB kinase family protein: MSEARSPALHTRALRFAVLLGLVAQAAWIYARYWVDDRGVLRARDGAIADAMRRFAVRFVRIAVAYKGGLIKLGQVASLRVDVLPEEVSAELAKLQDRVDAHPLAEIREQIERELGGKLEQHFASFSEHAIAAASLGQVHEARLPSGERVAVKVLYPGVHKSVAVDLAAARVGLWLFDFVTVADLDQVYAQVRDSIRGEMDYVAEGRAAEEVARNLAADPELAKRTRVPRIHWQTTRRRVLTMEFVEGVKINDRAALAARGVDLREVATWTARAFLHQMFRDGFFHCDPHPGNLVVDDEGRIGILDFGMHQRLDPRVLAMLRENLLATIARDPVRYARAFLNAGMIRGDDLATVEEIGRISFDPKYFNLTPKELAQIDVGAYVLRMRAQMKKVRSFQIPAGLVLWARGFSLLLGLASELAPGVRPMDVVGPYVIRFLGAPPAKAARAG, from the coding sequence ATGTCGGAAGCCCGCTCCCCCGCGCTGCACACGCGCGCTCTCCGCTTCGCCGTGCTGCTCGGGCTCGTCGCGCAGGCCGCGTGGATCTACGCGCGCTACTGGGTCGACGACCGTGGCGTCTTGCGCGCGCGCGATGGCGCGATCGCGGACGCGATGCGCCGCTTCGCGGTGCGCTTCGTGCGCATCGCCGTCGCGTACAAGGGCGGTCTGATCAAGCTCGGCCAAGTCGCGAGCCTGCGCGTCGACGTGCTGCCCGAAGAGGTGAGCGCGGAGCTCGCGAAGCTGCAGGATCGCGTGGACGCGCATCCGCTCGCCGAGATCCGCGAGCAGATCGAGCGCGAGCTCGGCGGCAAGCTCGAGCAGCACTTCGCGTCGTTCTCGGAGCATGCGATCGCCGCGGCGAGCCTCGGGCAAGTGCACGAGGCGCGCCTCCCGAGCGGGGAGCGCGTGGCGGTGAAGGTGCTCTACCCGGGCGTGCACAAGTCCGTCGCGGTCGATCTCGCGGCGGCGCGCGTCGGTCTCTGGCTGTTCGACTTCGTGACCGTCGCCGATCTCGATCAGGTCTACGCGCAGGTGCGCGACTCCATCCGCGGCGAGATGGATTACGTGGCCGAGGGGCGCGCCGCGGAAGAGGTCGCGCGCAATCTCGCGGCGGACCCCGAGCTCGCGAAGCGCACGCGCGTGCCGCGCATCCATTGGCAGACGACGCGCCGCCGCGTGCTCACGATGGAGTTCGTGGAGGGCGTGAAGATCAACGACCGCGCGGCGCTCGCAGCGCGCGGCGTCGACCTGCGCGAGGTGGCGACGTGGACTGCGCGCGCGTTCCTTCATCAGATGTTTCGCGACGGGTTCTTCCACTGCGATCCGCACCCGGGCAACCTCGTCGTCGACGACGAGGGCCGCATCGGCATCCTCGATTTCGGCATGCACCAGCGGCTCGACCCTCGCGTGCTCGCGATGCTGCGCGAGAACCTGCTCGCGACGATCGCCCGCGATCCCGTGCGCTACGCGCGCGCGTTCTTGAACGCGGGAATGATCCGCGGCGACGATCTCGCGACGGTGGAGGAGATCGGGCGCATCTCGTTCGACCCGAAGTACTTCAATCTCACGCCGAAGGAGCTCGCGCAGATCGACGTGGGCGCCTACGTGCTGCGCATGCGCGCGCAGATGAAGAAGGTGCGCAGCTTCCAGATCCCGGCTGGCCTCGTGCTGTGGGCGCGCGGGTTCAGCTTGTTATTGGGACTCGCTTCCGAGCTGGCGCCGGGCGTGCGGCCGATGGACGTCGTCGGCCCCTACGTGATCCGTTTCCTCGGAGCACCCCCCGCGAAGGCTGCGCGGGCTGGATAG
- a CDS encoding flavin reductase family protein, which yields MPISADEFKTALGLRASGVSIVTSRAGDEIHGMTMTDFAGVSLSPPLALICADKNANTLKVIQKGGNFAINLLARGQDALSNKFASKKEEWTRFQGLACASAVTGAPLIPGALASLDCVVTAQHDAGDHVVVVGQIEAVVRGGGAEPLLYFGGAYKALV from the coding sequence ATGCCGATCAGCGCCGACGAGTTCAAGACCGCCCTCGGTCTGCGCGCGAGCGGCGTGTCGATCGTGACGTCGCGCGCGGGCGACGAGATCCACGGCATGACGATGACGGACTTCGCCGGCGTCTCGCTGAGCCCGCCGCTCGCGCTGATCTGCGCGGACAAGAACGCGAACACGCTGAAGGTGATCCAAAAGGGCGGCAACTTCGCGATCAACCTGCTCGCGCGCGGGCAGGACGCGCTCAGTAACAAGTTCGCGTCGAAGAAGGAGGAGTGGACGCGCTTCCAAGGCCTCGCCTGCGCCAGCGCGGTCACCGGGGCGCCGCTGATCCCCGGCGCCCTCGCGAGCCTCGACTGCGTCGTGACCGCGCAGCACGACGCGGGCGACCACGTCGTCGTGGTCGGCCAGATCGAGGCCGTCGTGCGCGGCGGCGGCGCCGAGCCGCTGCTCTACTTCGGCGGCGCCTACAAGGCGCTGGTCTGA
- a CDS encoding DsbA family protein, with amino-acid sequence MARVQLEVFSDFLCPWCHLAAHRMKLLEAEFGDAIELSWRAYLLRPYAEEGRDLHKFVRYTQGWLRPAAEPDAPRFRVWETTEGPPTHSIPAHVAAKAARAQSADAGRAMHERLLRAYFEENRDISREPVLRELWRDVGLADDTFATCYDQNLARRVVDDHNEAVELGMTGVPAVRIAGTDAFVMGAQPLDVYRRWVTKLIAREEQGA; translated from the coding sequence GTGGCGAGAGTCCAGCTCGAAGTCTTCTCGGACTTCTTGTGCCCGTGGTGCCACCTCGCGGCGCATCGCATGAAGCTGCTCGAGGCCGAGTTCGGCGACGCGATCGAGCTCAGTTGGCGCGCCTACTTGTTACGGCCGTACGCCGAGGAGGGGCGCGACCTGCACAAGTTCGTGCGGTACACGCAGGGTTGGCTGCGGCCCGCCGCGGAGCCCGATGCGCCGCGCTTCCGCGTGTGGGAGACCACGGAGGGCCCGCCGACGCACAGCATTCCCGCCCACGTCGCCGCGAAGGCAGCGCGTGCGCAGAGCGCCGACGCGGGGCGCGCGATGCACGAGCGTCTGCTGCGCGCCTACTTCGAGGAGAACCGCGACATCAGCCGCGAGCCCGTGCTGCGCGAGCTGTGGCGCGACGTGGGCCTCGCGGACGACACCTTCGCCACTTGCTACGACCAGAACCTCGCGCGCCGCGTGGTCGACGATCACAACGAGGCCGTCGAGCTCGGCATGACCGGCGTGCCGGCGGTGCGCATCGCGGGCACGGACGCGTTCGTGATGGGCGCGCAACCGCTCGACGTCTATCGGCGCTGGGTGACGAAGCTGATCGCGCGGGAAGAGCAGGGCGCGTGA
- a CDS encoding glucose 1-dehydrogenase: MKDPAQQFRLDGKVAVVTGASSGMGVAFAHGLAAAGARVVIAARREERLHEVAAAIRAQSGDALVVRCDVARESDIDALVAATLGAFGACDVLVNNAGFTTIVPAETQSLADWRAHIDVMLSGSFLTAQRFGRHMLAAGRGSIVNVASMLGVVGSGQVRQAAYAAAKGGQVNLTRELAAQWARRGVRVNALAPGWFPTEMTDDMFHDERSMKWLRNRTPMGRGGKLDELVGPLLFLASDASSFVTGQVLVVDGGWTIV; encoded by the coding sequence GTGAAGGATCCGGCGCAGCAGTTTCGCCTCGACGGCAAGGTCGCGGTCGTCACGGGCGCGTCGTCCGGCATGGGCGTCGCATTCGCGCACGGCCTCGCCGCCGCGGGCGCGCGGGTCGTGATCGCGGCGCGCCGCGAGGAGCGCCTCCACGAAGTCGCCGCCGCGATTCGCGCGCAGAGCGGCGATGCGTTGGTCGTGCGCTGCGACGTCGCGCGCGAGAGCGACATCGACGCGCTCGTCGCCGCGACGCTCGGGGCGTTCGGCGCTTGCGACGTGCTCGTGAACAACGCGGGCTTCACCACGATCGTGCCCGCGGAGACGCAGTCGCTCGCGGACTGGCGCGCGCACATCGACGTGATGCTCAGCGGCTCGTTCTTGACCGCGCAGCGCTTCGGCCGCCACATGCTCGCCGCCGGTCGCGGCAGCATCGTCAACGTCGCGTCGATGCTCGGCGTGGTGGGCTCCGGCCAAGTCCGGCAAGCCGCCTACGCCGCGGCGAAGGGCGGGCAGGTGAACCTCACGCGCGAGCTCGCCGCCCAGTGGGCGCGCCGCGGGGTGCGCGTCAACGCGCTCGCGCCCGGCTGGTTCCCCACCGAGATGACCGACGACATGTTCCACGACGAGCGCTCGATGAAGTGGCTCCGCAATCGCACGCCGATGGGCCGCGGCGGCAAGCTCGACGAGCTCGTCGGCCCACTCCTTTTCCTCGCCAGCGACGCCTCCTCCTTCGTCACCGGCCAAGTCCTCGTCGTCGACGGCGGCTGGACCATCGTCTGA
- the secG gene encoding preprotein translocase subunit SecG: protein MTIFVTILHAVACIVLIFVVLLQRGKGAEIGAVFGGSAASTLFGSRGAGNFLTKLTTASAAVFMATSFYLAYVALSAERSSVYDTPPPAAASTTPSAAAGAAPAPANDFVEVMSEAPARADATPEENPAASANSDADASAPPQ from the coding sequence ATGACCATTTTCGTGACGATCCTGCACGCGGTCGCGTGCATCGTGCTGATCTTCGTCGTGTTGTTACAGCGCGGGAAGGGTGCCGAGATCGGCGCAGTCTTCGGCGGCAGCGCCGCATCGACGCTCTTCGGCAGCCGCGGCGCCGGGAACTTCCTCACGAAGCTCACGACCGCGTCGGCGGCGGTCTTCATGGCGACGAGCTTCTATCTCGCATACGTCGCGCTCAGCGCCGAGCGCAGCAGCGTCTACGACACGCCGCCGCCCGCGGCGGCGTCGACGACACCGTCGGCCGCGGCTGGCGCTGCTCCCGCGCCCGCGAACGACTTCGTCGAAGTGATGAGCGAGGCGCCGGCGCGAGCGGACGCGACGCCCGAAGAAAACCCCGCCGCGAGTGCGAACAGCGACGCGGACGCGAGCGCGCCACCTCAATAA
- a CDS encoding triose-phosphate isomerase — protein sequence MTRRPLIAANWKMHKTLTEAEAFARELVPLAAGARAEIAVAPSFVALAALGRALAGSNVALAAQNVNPNEQGAFTGEISPGMLVDAGCTYGIVGHSERRALFGESSAFVAQKTNALLAKNVRPIVCVGESLAEREAGQTLAVVGAQLRESLAGVARERAAEVVVAYEPVWAIGTGRTATPAIAQEVHAALRRELAQLFGAGAGEIRILYGGSVKPDNTADLMAQPDIDGALVGGASLEAKSFAAIVRAAGGVA from the coding sequence ATGACGCGCAGGCCTCTCATCGCTGCGAACTGGAAGATGCACAAGACGCTCACCGAGGCGGAGGCCTTCGCGCGCGAGCTCGTGCCGCTCGCGGCGGGCGCGCGCGCCGAGATCGCGGTGGCGCCGAGCTTCGTCGCGCTGGCGGCGCTCGGCCGCGCGCTGGCGGGCTCGAACGTCGCGCTCGCAGCGCAGAACGTGAACCCGAACGAGCAAGGCGCCTTCACGGGCGAGATCTCGCCGGGGATGCTCGTCGATGCCGGCTGCACGTACGGCATCGTCGGCCACAGCGAGCGGCGCGCGCTTTTCGGAGAGTCGAGCGCGTTCGTGGCGCAGAAGACGAACGCGCTGCTCGCAAAGAACGTCCGACCGATCGTGTGCGTGGGCGAATCGCTCGCGGAGCGCGAGGCGGGCCAGACGCTCGCGGTGGTTGGCGCGCAGCTGCGGGAGAGCCTCGCGGGCGTGGCCCGCGAGCGTGCGGCCGAGGTCGTGGTCGCCTACGAGCCAGTCTGGGCCATCGGGACCGGGCGCACGGCCACGCCCGCGATCGCGCAGGAGGTCCACGCTGCGCTGCGCCGCGAGCTCGCACAGCTCTTCGGCGCGGGCGCGGGCGAGATTCGAATCCTCTACGGAGGCTCGGTCAAACCCGACAACACGGCGGACCTAATGGCTCAGCCGGACATCGATGGCGCGCTGGTCGGCGGCGCGAGTCTCGAAGCGAAGAGCTTCGCCGCGATCGTGCGTGCGGCGGGAGGGGTGGCATGA
- a CDS encoding phosphoglycerate kinase, which translates to MPVTTLDYLLAAPGGVRGRRVFVRADLNVPLKKGAIGDDTRIRASLGTLRRLLAGGARVVLTSHLGRPKGVTPELSLAPVAARLAELLGRAVAFCPATIGADAAAAVGKLGDGEVVVLENLRFDPREEKNDAGFARALADLADDYVNDAFGTAHRAHASTAGIVPFVKRAAAGDLLRDEVKHLQVVREPARPLLCFLGGAKVSDKLAVLEALAPHADVLAIGGAMAYTFLRALGQPTGTSLVEADRALDARRVLAAAEKAGRKLLLPVDHVVAEKLDAASPARVVDTIPEGWMGLDIGPRSAALYAAEAARARTIFWNGPMGVFEMDAFAKGTEAVAKAVAASSAHSVVGGGDSLAAINKLALGDRIGHLSTGGGASLEFVQGLVLPGVAALEGKR; encoded by the coding sequence ATGCCCGTAACAACTCTCGACTACCTGCTCGCCGCACCCGGCGGCGTGCGCGGTCGGCGCGTGTTCGTGCGCGCCGATCTCAACGTGCCGCTGAAGAAGGGCGCGATCGGCGACGACACGCGCATCCGCGCCTCGCTCGGCACGCTGCGCCGCCTCCTCGCCGGCGGCGCGCGCGTCGTGCTGACGTCGCACCTCGGGCGCCCCAAAGGCGTCACGCCGGAGCTCTCGCTGGCTCCGGTCGCCGCGAGGCTCGCCGAGCTGTTGGGCCGCGCCGTCGCGTTCTGTCCCGCGACGATCGGCGCCGACGCCGCCGCCGCGGTCGGCAAGCTCGGCGACGGCGAAGTCGTCGTGCTCGAGAATCTGCGCTTCGACCCGCGCGAGGAGAAGAACGACGCGGGCTTCGCGCGTGCGCTCGCGGACCTCGCGGACGACTACGTGAACGACGCGTTCGGCACCGCACACCGCGCGCACGCCTCGACCGCGGGCATCGTGCCGTTCGTGAAGCGCGCCGCGGCGGGCGACTTGTTACGCGACGAGGTGAAGCACCTGCAGGTCGTTCGCGAGCCGGCGCGCCCCCTGCTCTGCTTCCTCGGCGGCGCCAAGGTGAGCGACAAGCTCGCGGTCCTCGAGGCGCTCGCGCCGCACGCGGACGTGCTCGCGATCGGCGGCGCGATGGCATACACGTTCCTGCGCGCGCTCGGGCAGCCGACCGGCACGTCGCTGGTCGAGGCGGATCGCGCCCTGGACGCGAGACGCGTGCTGGCCGCCGCCGAGAAGGCGGGGCGCAAGTTGTTGCTGCCCGTCGATCACGTCGTGGCCGAGAAGCTCGACGCGGCCTCGCCCGCGAGGGTCGTCGACACGATTCCCGAGGGCTGGATGGGCCTCGACATCGGACCGCGCAGCGCGGCGCTCTACGCCGCCGAAGCAGCCCGCGCTCGCACGATCTTCTGGAACGGACCGATGGGGGTGTTCGAAATGGACGCCTTCGCGAAGGGCACCGAGGCGGTGGCGAAAGCAGTCGCCGCGTCGAGCGCACACAGCGTCGTCGGCGGGGGCGACTCGCTCGCGGCCATCAACAAGCTCGCGCTCGGCGACCGGATCGGTCACCTCTCCACCGGCGGCGGCGCCTCGCTCGAGTTCGTGCAGGGCCTCGTGCTGCCCGGCGTCGCGGCGCTGGAGGGAAAACGATGA
- the gap gene encoding type I glyceraldehyde-3-phosphate dehydrogenase, translated as MAVKVGINGFGRIGRNAFRAMQTRDIEIVGVNDLVDAKTLAHLLKYDSVHGRFKGDVAADGNALVVNGKKIPVFAERDPAKIPWKSVGAKIVVESTGLFTAKEKAEAHIAGGAERVIISAPASGEDATFVIGVNDRSYDPAKHKVVSNASCTTNCLAPVAKVLNDTFGIEKGLMITVHAYTNDQAIVDTPHKDLRRARAAAMSMIPTSTGAAKAIGLVLPELKGKLDGYAMRVPTPDVSAVDLTVTLKKATSAAEINAAIKAAADGPLKGILQYCDEPLVSIDFTGNQHSSIFDAESTKVIDGTFAKVLAWYDNEMGYATRVADLCVLMGR; from the coding sequence ATGGCAGTCAAGGTCGGCATCAATGGATTCGGTCGCATCGGACGCAACGCCTTCCGCGCCATGCAGACGCGCGACATCGAGATCGTGGGCGTGAACGACTTGGTCGACGCCAAGACCCTCGCGCACCTCCTCAAGTACGACTCGGTGCACGGCCGCTTCAAGGGCGACGTCGCGGCCGATGGCAACGCGCTCGTGGTGAACGGCAAGAAGATCCCGGTGTTCGCCGAGCGCGACCCGGCGAAGATTCCGTGGAAGAGCGTCGGCGCGAAGATTGTGGTGGAGTCGACGGGCCTGTTCACCGCGAAGGAGAAGGCCGAGGCGCACATCGCCGGCGGCGCCGAGCGCGTGATCATCAGCGCGCCCGCGAGCGGCGAAGACGCCACGTTCGTGATCGGCGTCAACGACAGGAGCTACGACCCGGCCAAGCACAAGGTCGTCTCGAACGCGTCGTGCACGACGAACTGCCTCGCGCCCGTCGCGAAAGTGCTGAACGACACCTTCGGCATCGAGAAGGGCCTGATGATCACGGTGCACGCGTACACGAACGATCAGGCGATCGTGGACACGCCGCACAAGGACCTGCGCCGCGCGCGCGCCGCGGCGATGTCGATGATCCCGACCAGCACCGGCGCTGCGAAGGCGATCGGCCTCGTGCTGCCCGAGCTCAAGGGCAAGCTCGACGGCTACGCGATGCGCGTGCCGACCCCCGACGTCTCGGCGGTCGACCTCACCGTGACGCTGAAGAAGGCGACGAGCGCCGCGGAGATCAACGCGGCGATCAAGGCCGCCGCGGACGGCCCGCTGAAGGGCATCCTGCAGTACTGCGACGAGCCGCTCGTCTCGATCGACTTCACCGGCAACCAGCACTCCTCGATCTTCGACGCCGAGTCGACCAAGGTCATCGACGGCACCTTTGCGAAGGTGCTGGCCTGGTACGACAACGAGATGGGCTACGCGACGCGCGTCGCGGACCTGTGCGTGCTGATGGGTCGCTGA